The following is a genomic window from Vitis vinifera cultivar Pinot Noir 40024 chromosome 6, ASM3070453v1.
TACCCGTTCTAAACCTGATGGAATGGTTCTTGCTCGGGAATTTGCATGTGGTAGAGGAGGTTTGAAAAGAAGGCATGCTGATAGTTGTGATGCAATGCTTAAGATAGAGTTAAAAGGTCAAGGCAAGTGGGTTGTGACAGAATTTGAAAAGGAGCATACTCATTCCATGATGAATCCCAGCAAGGTGCATTACCTTCGACCCCGCAGGCATTTTGCTAATACTGCAAAGAACATGGCTGAAACTTACCAAGGGGTGGGAATTGTTCCCAGTGGTGTTATGTATGTATCCATGGACGGAAACCGTGTTTCTATAGAAACAAATCGTGGAGTTAGAAGTGCTCCACCAATAGAATCAAATCGTCCAAATAAGAATGCTGGGTCCATAAACTATGCTGCTAGACCTTCAAATCGAAAAAGAACATTAGGAAGGGATGCACAGAATCTGCTGGATTATTTCAAGAAAATGCAGGCTGAAAACCCCGGATTTTTTTATGCAATACAACTTGATGAAGATAACCACATGGCTAACGTATTCTGGGCAGATGCTAGGTCTAGGACAGCTTACAGTCATTTTGGTGATGCTGTTACCCTAGATACAATGTACAGAGTGAACCAGTGCAGAGTACCATTTGCTCCATTTACAGGGGTAAATCATCATGGTCAGACGATTTTGTTTGGCTGTGCACTACTTCTTGATGATTCTGAGGCTTCCTTTGTTTGGCTGTTCAAGACATTTCTCACTGCAATGAATGATCACCCTCCTGTCTCAATAACCACTGATCAAGACAGAGCCATACAAGCAGCAGTTGCTCAGGTTTTTCCTGAAGCCCGCCACTGTATTAGCAAATGGCATGTTTTAAGAGACGGCCAGGAAAGGTTGGCTCATGTGTGTCATGCTCATCCTAATTTTCAGCTGGAACTGTATAATTGTATTAACTTAACTGAAACAATTGAGGAGTTTGAATCATCATGGGATTCTATACTTGATAAATATGACCTCAGGCAAAATGATTGGCTTCAATCATTATATAGTATTCGAATGCAATGGGTCCCTGTGTATTTTCGGGATTCCTTCTTTGCTTCAATTTCTCCTAATCGAGGATTTGAGGGCTCCTTTTTTGATGGTTATGTGAACCAACAGACCACATTACCAGTGTTCTTTAGGCAGTATGAGAGAGCTTTGGAGAATtggtttgaaaaagaaatagagTCAGATTTTGATACCATTTGCACGTTACCAGTGTTGAGGACCCCCTCACCTATGGAGAAACAAGCGGCAAATCTCTATACAAGGAAAATATTTGCAAAATTTCAAGAAGAGCTAGTTGAAACTTTTGTGTATACTGCAAATAGAATTGAGGGTGATGGAGCTATTAGCACATACAGGGTTGCAAAATTTGAGGATGACCACAAGGCATACATTGTCTCATTGAACATTCCAGAAATGACAGCAAGCTGCAGCTGCCAAATGTTTGAGTATTCAGGCATTCTCTGTAGACATGTTTTGACAGTCTTCACTGTAACAAATGTACTTACACTGCCATCTCATTACATCTTGAGACGGTGGACAAGAAATGCTAAAAGTGGTGTTGGATCAGATGACCGTGGTGGTGAATTACATGGTCAAGAGTCTTTGACATCCCGGTACAACAATTTATGTCGGGAAGCCATCAAATATGCAGAAGAAGGGGCAATAGCTGTAGAGATGTATAATGCGGCAATGGTTGCTCTTAAAGAAGGAGGGAAGAAGGTTGCAGTTATGAAGAAAAATGTTGCAAAAGTTGCACCTCCTAGCACTCAGGTTAGTGGGATTGGTTATGATGACAAGAAGACTGCTACATTGGCTTCAGATATGACACCATTATTGTGGCCACGGCAAGATGAAGTAATAAGGCGCTTTAATCTTAATGATGCTGGTGTTCCTGCTCAACCTGTTGCCGACTTGAATCTGCCACGCATGGCCCCTGTATCTCTTCACCATGATGATGGTCCTCCTGAAAACATGGTATTAAAGAGATTTGTTTCATtgtatttttgttgtttcaTATATCCTCTGATTCTAAGTATGAAAGCTAGTTGTTGactctttcttcttctcattttccATCCCCACAGGTGGTTCTTCCTTGTCTAAAATCAATGACATGGGTAATGGAGAACAAGAATTCGACACCAGGGAATAGAGTTGCTGTCATCAACCTGAAGGTATGTATATAAACTTCAAGTATGATTGTCACTtactgcttcttcttcttcttcttctttcttcctttcttttttttttttcattttttttttttggagttatATAAgcataatttcttaaattttcttaCTCTTTTCCTTGTGTTGATGTGATATCTTATGTGCGATTTGTAGTATTAGAATTCTTAAATATAAAGCTGAAACCTTAAATACAAGTGGGACTGGTGCATCATAAAGTAGCTATAGTGACAACCCAGAGATCAATATAAGCCTTTCTGTTTATGTTCTCTTGCTACTTATTCAACAAGTGACACCTAGGTTTTTCTCTGCCTTTTCTGTGTTTCTCTACTGCAGTTGCAAGACTACAGCAAGACTCCGTCTGGAGAATCAGAAGTGAAGTTTCAGCTCTCAAGGGTCACATTGGAACCCATGTTAAGGTCTATGGCCTACATTAATGAGCAGCTTTCAACACCAGCAAATAGGGTTGCTGTCATCAATTTGAAGGTGTGTGAATACAACTTCTAGACCTATGTCTCATAGAATGATGAGCCTTTTTGGCAGGACCATTTTTTTGAGTTGATTCTCCAAATTCATCTTGTAAAATTTTATGAActttttttgtgtgtgtatatTAGATCTTACATGAAAACACACATAACCTCTCTCTCATGTTTTCAAATGGACACATTATCTGGTGATAGGCTGCCAATATATGCATTTCACTAAGAAGAATTAAGGTTTGATGCATTGTGCAGTCCAAAAGGTGATTGAGAAATGAGAAGCagctctaatattttttatttttttttatttttattattattattttttaattttttttaatgaataacaAACAAATTTTCTGTACTATGCTTTTGCTCTTCTCTTGTGACCATTTGTAGGAAATTCATAGGTTAAAAACATCTCCAAGTGAAGCTTGAAAGCATTTTCTATGGATGTTAAAGCATTTGATATGGGTGCCTACAATTGTGAGCTTTTGTTTTACatgtatatgtgtgtgtgtgggtgAAAGCAAATCTAAAATGCTAGTTTGAGGTTCAAGCGGATGAGTTTTGGTGAATGAAACTTTTTGAGGTGAGATTTGGTTTGTGTGTATCTTGGTGGGTGGGTGCctaaatgatttaaaatgtCCTTTTGAGGCTTATTTCCATGGCTGAAACTTCTGTTCTGGGCTGAGTTTTGGTTTGTCATGtagtaaaaatgttttgaaatgcAAAGGAAATGATGGACAACTTTGGAGGAAGTTTGGAATGCATGTTCACATAAAACTTATTTTGTTCAAAGACAAAGGTGACCACAATGAATTGAAGAAAAGATATTGAAGCGTGTGGAAATATTATGATGGAGGCTTGAGGCCAGATGATAACCAGGATTGTCGATGGGGGATTTCTTGTAGGATTTTCAGGTACAATGCCAGATGGGGATGAGGAGATGGCATTGCAGTATACAGATGACACCACTGCTTTTCTGAGGTGGATATTGATTAGCTAAAATGCCctaaacttattttcttttgctttgaAGCAATTTCAGGTTTGAAAGCTAACTTGGATAAACATGAGTTGATTCCAACAGGGTTGGGGCTGAATATGGATGGTTTCTATCCTGTGAGAAGGGAGAAGATGATTCCAAATAGATGTTGTATCTATAAGGGAGACAGAGAGTGCTAGTGTCATACTCCATTGCTCAATGGTTAGGAACCTATGGGCTTTGATTTTTGTTCTATTATGGTTTAAGTTGGGTGTTTGCATCCGCTATGAGGCTGGGCTTTGCTGGTTGGAATGGGAAGTTTGTAGATAGGAGAAGAGAAGTGTGGAGAACAGGTCATTTATGCGTAGTGTGGTGCAATTGGAAGGATTGTGATAGGAAAATCTTAGAGGGGGTTGAAGAGCTTGTTTGGGAATTTAACGAAGAAGTTGGCTTGAATAGCAGAAGATCCTTCTTGGAGTTCATTGACAGTTTGACGCATGTACTTCCTTGTGATGCCAAGCTATGATTGGTTGTGCCCCCCTTTGGTGTCCCTTTATATGTGATCTCTATTTAATGCCTctatgaagaaaagcattcattAATCAGTAGAGGAGATTTTCTTTAAGAACTACCTTCTGTTGGtaggattaaatttttttcccatgtGAGCAGAGTGAGGCATCCAATTGTTCAGTGATATTTGCTTGGGATTGTATAGAGAGGGACTAGAAATATTGAAAGCCTTAAACACTTGTTGGTGgcaggaaattttttttgaattctttgagttaatttttttgtttttgaattctTTATTCCGTTGTGTGCATGCATGGTTGTgtccttgttttcttttggagTGATATGGTTGGTTAATAGGCAAGAGGAGACTTCTAGCTTGGAAAAAAGCAGTAGCGTTCTTGCATGCACCTTGAAAGAATGCAATGGTTGGACTCTTGAGGGGAAGGTGTCATTGACAATAAAAGACTAAAGGCAATATcgatgcattttttttttcccaaatgaGACTAAGCTTAAGCTTGGAGGCAGAATAAGGTGTAAGGCTGAACttaaacaaagaaaatctcaaaaaataaaaataaaaataatatatatatattttcatttttaataatttctaataattcCTCTTTATCTCTTTCAAAATCCAACTTTTTCTCATGGCTCCATCAGTAGTCTTCAATGCCACCATTAGTATGGATGTCATCAACTCCAAGGAATTGTCACCATATATAATTACTTTATCATCCTCCCCATCAATGTGAATGTCAacccattcttcttcttcttcttcttcttcctcttcttcaagGAATTGTCACCATATCTAATTACTTTATCATCCTCCTCATTAATGTGAATGTCAatccattcttcttcttcctctctctctctctatctcttctTTTAAAGTGTTAAATGGAAACTAGCTGAGCTCTTATTCTGTAAAACGTTTAATCCAAGACCCGGACCCAAGCCCAAGATGCAAGACTTATAAAATATACACCTAAAGCCCATAAAAGCCTAAAATCCATTAACTATTGAGACTGAAgctataaaatatatatcataaatgcataaaaatccaaaaacatgaaaaatcacTAGATGTTTGAGACTTTAAGTCTCAACAGCCTTGAGACTAGCTTCAAGCCAACTGAAGTACCTTGTATTGAGGCTATACCCTCAAGATTCATTCATAGTGCATCACTTTGACGTGAGCCTTTGGCTGTGAGACTCAATAGACTTTTAATGACATAGTTGATTCTTAAGCTGAAgttttattttgcatatttgCTTCGTATGGGCGTTGAATGTTGTCAATAGGGTTAGTGTAGCGATGAATTCGTGTTATGGGTGAGCATATGTATCCTTCTTGGTTTTTTATGATGGTTGGTCCCCTTTCTTGTGTACTTAGAATCTGTAagaatatatatagaatattatCTATTCATTGATTGTAAGAAACAATATAAATTAGTAAATTCATTTCACTAGTTAACATTTTTGCCTTCCCAAATATGCTTCTAACCTTGCCCTCACATTCTTCATTCTTAATTTTAAGGTGCTTTGGCATGTTAGTTAATCCATAGTTGTAATAACTTATAGTACATGATGTAGTACAACACCATACAATTCTTATGTAAGATGGTATGTAAATTAGTACATATCTTATTTTGAAATGTATCTTAAAATACATGTGATACACGATACAATATACATGTGAACAGCATAAACACCTTTGATTTTTTGTAATAGTTtctaataaaaatcaaatttgaaaaaagcaattcttaaaaaaaaattactattaaatatACATTAAGCTTAAAAACTAACGAcgaaagggaaagaaagagaaaaaaaatatcttacatAAAAACACTACATGATTTTTGTTAAAGACTTATTCAAAAGATtgaaatctaattgaatttATTCTCATTAATATTGATTAGTCTTGATTTGGATGATTTGAACACTAACCTCTTGAATATGATGGTGAAGAAAAActtttacttaatttattttgatgcCTACTTTTGGGCCTCTATAACCACAACTTTCAAGGGCACTCCTCTCAATGTTATTTAGCTCAATTGGGATTTATTGTGTAAATCAAAGTCGTTAAAATAGCAAAGCAAGGGACAATGCTTTTGACTTTGTGTAGAAGATGAATTGACCCCCTATAGAGTGGAGAGTCACTTTTTCTTTGTATAGTTTCATGTGATGCTATATTGACGTACATGTCTTGTTGGTATATTGCAGAAATCTTGTCCATCTCTTCTTTTGTTCAGGTTTTGTATATggaaggattcctcatccttcacTTGTACTTTTCAATCATTGCTTTTGGACTCTGTGTAGAAGATGTATGAGAGTCACTTTTTCTTTGTGTAGTTTCATGTGATACTATCTTGATGTACATGTATCGTTGGTGTATTGCAGAAATCTTGTCCATCTCTTCTTTTGTTCAGGTTTTGTATATGTGGGAAGGATTCCTCATCATTCACTTGTACTTTTGAATCCTtatcaatgaatattttgtttctgattttttttttttttttgcttagtatatttgtttctatttgtaggattatttttttttggttgaacaTTAACACATGCATTTCAACAATATATATGCTAGTTGGAACTTCAAACTAAAAATTGtagttcaaattttttttttttttttttaaaaggcttATTTTGTGGATTTTACAATGAAGCTATGCATTAATTTGTCTTATATTTTGAAGTTGAATTTGTCATAGCTTTAGtctaaaaaattttcatatgtaTGATATTAATGAATGTGATATGtctatattttaacttttttaatcttattatctTTCATGGACCTGGTTATAAATTGTTTCATATTTCATTCTTCCGACATATAAGTAGCTTGTATATGTatgcattttattttactttttaaactatttttactATGTAAAAAATTTAGGACACACTATACAAAAAGAtggaaaaattatataaaatacagtCTGAAAGTTAACAACCACGGTTAAATCTAAAATTGTAAATTGAGGTTGAGGAATTGGCTGctgttattctttattttttattaataagtaGAAATCAATTCAAATTTTGCCtcactaagaaaataaattttgaaggccttccttttattttacaaaataatgcTCATAACCAATATGTATAGATACAAATGATGGATTCTGATTAAAAAAGATACAAAATGAATGTCTTTTTGGCCTTTGCATGCCTTGTATACTTCTTCTGTTATTTGATTGCACCCATTTTTTTGTTAGGCATTGTCAATCtatccttttttcttgtttgaagACAAAAAGGCAAAATCAATGATCTCTTGTAATAACTAGATGAGAAAATGTCGAGTTCTTAGTTAGGTCTTCTTGAAGGGAACCCTTTGATATCCAACCCAAGGTGCGAAGTGGTGGAAGATCGCTTTAAGAGGATGCTTGCCATTTGGAAGAAGCAGTATCTTCCTAAAGTGGGAACATTCTCTCTTGTTAAATGTGCCTTGTCTGACTTACCAATCTTTTATGTCTTTCTTTATCATTTCTAAAGTAGTTAGAAATCGGCTGCTGTTTGCCCTTTTTAGGGTGTCTTGGGTGTTACCTGCGTCAATTAGAGAAACTCTTCTAGGGTGGCATAGGCCATTTGAGGACAAGAAGCATAGGAGGGTGTGGAAATCCGGAcctttatgtttgttttgaatACCATGGAAGGCAAGAAATAGAATTGCCTTTGAGGGGGAAGAGCTCTCTATCCAAAGGCTAAAAAGTTCATTTGTTTCTTATCTTTGGTCGGAAGCGAATGGGTACTTAGATAATGTTCCTCTTAATTCTTTTTAGCTTTCTAGATTGGTTGGGCCGTTGGTAAGGGCgggctggttttttttttttctttttttgtatctTGGTGTTTTTGTGTTGGAGGCTGGTGGTAGCTGTATACTTTTTTGTATACCTTGGGCTGCTTTTTTGGAAGccctttttaatatatcttcctttttatctatcaaaaaaaaaaaagtagttagAAATTGGCTAGAGAAAATTCAATAGGATTCTCATGAGGGGACTGACTCATGGAAAAAATTACACATGTGAAGTGAATCCTTGTTTGCAAGGTTAAGAGCAATGGGGGTGTAGGCATTAgaagtcttttttatttttataagtaagAGATTGTATTAATAAAAGGGCAAAAAATGTGCAAAGTATACAGGTCGTATACAAgtaaaacaagtaaaacaagcaaaaaaaggaaaagagggtacaaaaaaaatactccctccctcaTCCAATACCCAAACCACTCTATGAAATCAATCAAATACGTATAGCCACCACTTATATACACTCTAACCCACATAGAGAAATTGTTTAGGAATTCCTTACTATCAAaaaatcttttgtttctttccttccatatcGTCTAGAAAATGCAAGTAAGAGTAGTTCTTCAAGCCTTAATTCACCTTTTCTCTATAAAAGACCTATGCCACCCTAGGAGGGTTTCCCTAACTGACTCAGAAATAACCTACCATAcacaaaaaatagagaacacCAGCTGCCATAATAATCTCGCCTTGTCACAATGAAAAAAGATATAATCTATGGACTCTAACTCCTCTTTGCACAAAGCACACCTATTGGCCAAAATCCACCCTTTTTTTGGAGCTAATCCAAAGTCAAAACCTTTCCCCAACAAGCCTCCCAAGTGAAGAAACTCACCTTTGAAGGAATCCAAGGGTTCCAAACTATCTTTAAAGGGAAAGGAATAATACCACCAATCTTTAGCACAAAAGAAAGCCCCTTTACAGAGAAGACCCCTTTTCTCTCACCCTTTCAAACCTCTCTATCCTCCTAATCCCTTTTCATTGAATGTCCTTgaagtaaagaaagaaaatgttccATGACACCGAACTCCTAATCATTCCAGTTCCTAACAAAACggaaattccaatttccaccTTCTCCTTGATGCTCCCACAAATCAGCTACCCATGCCTCTTTAGAATCAGATAAGACAGACAAGGGCAAAAAAGTCTCACATAATGGCTTCTTGTTACAccacttatctttccaaaacttcaccctcCTCCAATTACCCACCACAAAGGATATCATTGAATTGAAAAGCTCCCATTGCTTCTCAATCTCTGTCCATGCCCTAAAGCCATAGGAATCTCTCACCACTCCTGACTTCCATCCCTCTTCCTCCTCCCCAAACTTTCCCCTTATGATTTTCTTCCACAAAGAATCACCTTCACTTGCAAAACAACAATACCACTTACAAAGAAGAGCCTTGTTAAACAACGAAAGGGAACGAACACCTAGTCCCTTTTGACTTTGCTTTACAAACAGTTGACCACTTGAATAAATGCACTTTCTTCTCTAAAGCCCgttctccccacaaaaaatccctttgaaacTCCTATAATCTCAACTTTACCAATCTAGGGATGGTGAACAAGGACATAAAATAGATGAGCAAACTAGCTAGAGTACTTCAAAGTAGAGTGAGTCTTCCCCCTTTTGAAAGGTAGTGTCTCTTCCATGACGAAAGTCTCCTCTAACATTGTTCTTCAACACCGCCCCACACTACCATAGACTTATAAGAGGCCCCCAAGGGGAGCCCTAGGCAAGAAGAAGGTAGTTTTCCCACCTTACACCCAATTTCACAAGCCAACTCTTCCAAATTGTCCACCTCTCCCATTGGAATCATCTCACTCTTTTCCAAATTGATCTTCACCCCGACATGGCTTCAAACCATATAAGCAACCAACACAAGTGAGTAACTTGCTCTTGAGAGGCctcacaaaaaataatagtatcATCAACAAAAAGGAGATGTGAGATTCTTCACCTCCACCCCCTCTTGACCTAACTTTAAATCCTGAAATGAAACCACCAACTTGAGCTCTCAAAATCAACCTGCTAAGGGCTTCCATAGCAATCACAAATAAGTAAGGAGAAATTGGGTCCCTTTGTCTCAAACCCttagagctttgaaaaaaaccaATGGGGGATCCATtgattaaaatagaaaaacttgGAGAAGAGATACAACACTTTATCCATTTTTGCTCAAACCCCGTCTTAGCAAGAATTGCTAGCAAGAATTCCCAATTTACATGACCGTAAGCCTTTTCAATGTCAAGCTTGCACAATAAGTCACTACCTTTCTTCTTGAGCATAGAATCAATTGCCTCATTTGCTATCAACACTACGTCTAATATTTGTTTCCCTCCACAAAGACTTTTTGAAAGCCAGAAATCACctttcccattactttctttagCCTATTGGCCAATACTTTTGTCAACCACTTATAGAGTCCTCCCACTAGGCATATTGGCCTAAAATCCTTAAGGTTGATAGCCCTGTTCTTCTTGGGAATCAGCACCAGAAAGGTCGCATTAAGGTTTCGAACAAATCTGCCATGCTCATGGAACTcgttcattaaaaaaaattcagcatATCAAATTTCACAAACTCCCCTCTAAAACTCCAACAAGCCTTCGAAAAACCATCTGGACCTGAAGCTTTGTCACTATTCAGCTCCCACAGCGCACCCAACACCTCTTCCTCCAAGAAAAACACCTCTAAATTCCTTGCCTCCTCCTCTTCCAACGCCTCAAAAGATAACCCTTCAATCTGTAGGCATTACAAGTCTTGCTACCTTAAATAAGAATTTTCTGAGAGAATGGTTTTTTAGGTTTGTGggtaagaaaaatagtttttgcaAGAggtttgtttttggaaaattcaAGGAGATGGATGGTGGGTGGAGCTTTAAATATCTAAGGCATTTGGCATGGACTTTGAAAAGCAATATGGTTAGCTTAGTTAGGGGAGAGTTTTGGCCAAAGGCTTGTATATTATAGGAAATGGGTTAAGAAGTAAATTTTGGTTAGATGAATGGTGTGGGAAGCCTTTGTTGTAAGATAGTTATGCCTCTCTATTCAAAATTGCATTGAGCATAAATACGAGTTGGAGATTTATGGGTGGTGGAGGTAAAGGGGGC
Proteins encoded in this region:
- the LOC100249541 gene encoding protein FAR1-RELATED SEQUENCE 3; this encodes MDVEVIDVEGGNMGSHAVADDNGDAEPNESGEINAAENSTAQDEDGVAEPHVGMEFDSEDAARTFYEDYARRLGFTTKAGHCTRSKPDGMVLAREFACGRGGLKRRHADSCDAMLKIELKGQGKWVVTEFEKEHTHSMMNPSKVHYLRPRRHFANTAKNMAETYQGVGIVPSGVMYVSMDGNRVSIETNRGVRSAPPIESNRPNKNAGSINYAARPSNRKRTLGRDAQNLLDYFKKMQAENPGFFYAIQLDEDNHMANVFWADARSRTAYSHFGDAVTLDTMYRVNQCRVPFAPFTGVNHHGQTILFGCALLLDDSEASFVWLFKTFLTAMNDHPPVSITTDQDRAIQAAVAQVFPEARHCISKWHVLRDGQERLAHVCHAHPNFQLELYNCINLTETIEEFESSWDSILDKYDLRQNDWLQSLYSIRMQWVPVYFRDSFFASISPNRGFEGSFFDGYVNQQTTLPVFFRQYERALENWFEKEIESDFDTICTLPVLRTPSPMEKQAANLYTRKIFAKFQEELVETFVYTANRIEGDGAISTYRVAKFEDDHKAYIVSLNIPEMTASCSCQMFEYSGILCRHVLTVFTVTNVLTLPSHYILRRWTRNAKSGVGSDDRGGELHGQESLTSRYNNLCREAIKYAEEGAIAVEMYNAAMVALKEGGKKVAVMKKNVAKVAPPSTQVSGIGYDDKKTATLASDMTPLLWPRQDEVIRRFNLNDAGVPAQPVADLNLPRMAPVSLHHDDGPPENMVVLPCLKSMTWVMENKNSTPGNRVAVINLKLQDYSKTPSGESEVKFQLSRVTLEPMLRSMAYINEQLSTPANRVAVINLKLQDTETTSGESEVKFQVSRDTLGAMLRSMAYIREQLSNAGEAQSETPSKKQRK